The genomic window GGACTATTTCCTGGTGGGTCGTGAGGAGCTGCGCAGGTTTGCGCAATCCATCAAGTGCGACCATCCCGCGTTCTACGAAGAAGATGCCGCAGCCGAACTGGGCTACGACGCGATTGTTGCGCCGATGACCTTTGTGACGATTCTGGCCAAGCTCGTGCAGCTCGACTTCTTCCGCAATGTCGATGTGGGCATGGAAACCATGCAAATCGTCCAGGTTGACCAACGGTTCCTCTTCCACAAGCCGGTGTTGGCCGGTGACAAACTGTGGGCCCGAATGGACATTCATTCGGTCACCGAGCGGTTCGGCGCCGACATCGTCGTGACGAAGAACATCTGCCACGACGACAACGGTGAGTTGGTGCTGGAGGCCTACACCACGCTGATGGGTCAGCAGGGCGAAGAGTCCGCCCGGCTCAAATGGGACATGGATTCCGGCCAGGTCGTCCGAACCTCGTAATTAGTATCTGGCTCCTGCCCCCATGTACACTCGGACGTCGGGGTTTTCCCAGTACCAGCGCGCTGTCCGTCGGTTCGCCATCGCCGAACGGGGGGCGCGCGAGCTATGTAGGCCCCGAGTAATAGGGGCGTAGCTCAACTGGCAGAGCAGCGGTCTCCAAAACCGCAGGTTGCAGGTTCAAGTCCTGTCGCCCCTGCTGAAGGCACAGACGTGACATGGTGGACACTGGACAATGTGTTCCATCACAGCGGGAC from Mycobacterium kubicae includes these protein-coding regions:
- the hadC gene encoding (3R)-hydroxyacyl-ACP dehydratase subunit HadC, which gives rise to MALKTDIRGMVWRYPDYFLVGREELRRFAQSIKCDHPAFYEEDAAAELGYDAIVAPMTFVTILAKLVQLDFFRNVDVGMETMQIVQVDQRFLFHKPVLAGDKLWARMDIHSVTERFGADIVVTKNICHDDNGELVLEAYTTLMGQQGEESARLKWDMDSGQVVRTS